A region from the Aegilops tauschii subsp. strangulata cultivar AL8/78 chromosome 5, Aet v6.0, whole genome shotgun sequence genome encodes:
- the LOC109783774 gene encoding probable protein phosphatase 2C 78: MLRWLARPAERCLGRGGCGCGSGAGGGGDGLLWHAELKPHASGEYSFAVAQANERLEDQGQVVTSPASTVVGVYDGHGGPEASRFLSSRLFPNLHKFASEQGGMSIDAIKKAFHATEEEFLHLVKGTWLKQPKIASVGSCCLVGAIANNKLYVANLGDSRAVLGHRGPNGRGVVAERLSNDHNVADEAVRKEVIQQHPDDSQIVVYSRGVWRIKGIIQISRSFGDAYLKKPEFARDPIFQQYVCPVPLKRAVITAVPSIKVRQIGQQDLFVIFASDGLWEQLTDKAAVEIVFKNPRAGIARRLVRAAISEAARKREMRYADMQHIERGIKRHFHDDITVVVLYLDSHKHDAQAKFGNLDSFRFTNAPVDIFSPSGQTVEPTVM; this comes from the exons ATGCTGCGGTGGCTGGCGCGGCCGGCGGAGCGGTGCCTGGGGCGCGGCGGCTGCGGTTGCGGTAGCGGGGCCGGCGGGGGAGGGGACGGGTTGCTGTGGCACGCGGAGCTGAAGCCGCACGCGTCCGGGGAGTACTCTTTCGCCGTGGCGCAGGCCAACGAGAGGCTGGAAGACCAGGGCCAGGTGGTGACCTCGCCGGCGTCCACCGTCGTCGGGGTGTACGACGGCCACGGCGGGCCCGAGGCCTCGCGCTTCCTCTCCTCCCGCCTCTTCCCGAACCTCCACA AATTTGCATCAGAGCAAGGAGGCATGTCCATAGACGCTATCAAGAAGGCATTCCATGCTACAGAAGAGGAGTTCTTGCACCTAGTCAAGGGGACATGGCTCAAACAGCCAAAGATCGCCTCAGTCGGCTCATGCTGCCTTGTTGGAGCAATTGCCAATAATAAACTGTATGTCGCCAATTTAGGTGACTCCAGAGCTGTCCTTGGTCATAGAGGACCCAATGGCCGGGGAGTAGTGGCCGAGAGGCTGTCTAATGATCACAATGTTGCCGACGAGGCGGTAAGAAAGGAGGTCATTCAGCAGCATCCTGATGATTCGCAAATAGTCGTCTACAGCAGGGGTGTTTGGCGGATTAAGGGCATCATTCAG ATTTCCAGATCATTTGGGGATGCCTACCTGAAGAAACCTGAATTTGCCAGAGACCCTATATTCCAGCAATATGTGTGTCCTGTACCGTTGAAGCGGGCCGTCATAACAGCTGTGCCGTCGATCAAAGTACGCCAGATAGGGCAGCAAGACCTCTTTGTAATATTTGCATCGGACGGTCTGTGGGAGCAGTTGACTGACAAAGCGGCGGTGGAGATCGTCTTTAAGAACCCGAGAGCG GGAATAGCGAGGCGACTAGTGAGAGCGGCGATCTCTGAAGCCGCGAGGAAAAGAGAGATGAGGTACGCCGACATGCAACACATCGAAAGAGGGATCAAGCGGCATTTCCACGACGATATCACGGTTGTGGTGCTCTACCTTGATAGTCACAAACACGATGCGCAAGCGAAATTCGGTAACCTGGACAGTTTCAGGTTCACCAATGCACCGGTGGACATCTTCTCGCCATCAGGCCAAACCGTGGAACCGACGGTGATGTGA